The genomic window caaaagagtaattatataattaataagtTTCGTTCCATTGCATATATCCCAAATTGGATGGAATGAAAAATAGAGAGAGATAGTGTTATAGGACGGAATAGGTTCCATCATGTTACATTCCACTCTATCCATTTTTAAGAAATCCAAACAATAGAATTTAACTACATGTCATACTAGTCCACTCCATTCCATCAtgttccatcaatccaaacataagCGATATTTCCAATGGATTTGAGTATTGGTTTAGTCATATGACAATGTGAGGTTTAGTGCATGAAAAGTGAGCTAATATGAAGCCTTGCAAAGCTTAACTTGGCTTGGCTtagtttgaataatttttattagagtCATGCTAACAAGTTCCCTaagggcactgtttaaggaatccataaaaggaaattttatcttgaaaataCAAGGCAAACACTTGTCAAAGTAATAAATTCATAATTATCTATGAAAAAGTTATACATCTTTTGATTCTTTAAACAATGCCCTAAGGGCACTtgttaacattttatttttattattctaatATCTATAATTTCCTAATTTGATCTGATATTCAATTTTTCTATTGGTAAATCATAATCTGAGTCATTGCAGATTTCCAAAGAGCATGGTGGTATCATGAGATTCATTCAAGTTTCTTGTTTAGGGGCATCTCCTTCATCATCTTCCAGGATGCTTAGATGTAAAGCAGCTGCTGAAGAAGCGGTTTTAAGAGAGTTACCTGAGGTACATTTAGTGTCTCACTCTTTAGGCCAGTAATTGATTTCCAGTTCCATTTTCATCATGTAAAAGGTGCAACTattctctaataattttttatattcttttggGTGGAATCGAAAAATGATGAAggatttggaaaaaaaaatcctgAATGATAGAGATAGGTGTCAAAGACCATTGAATAATACACTTTTTACCACCCCAGTATTGACTCTTCATTGTCTTGGTCTTCGCTTTTATTATTCTGTGAACAAAtggtaaatttaaaattattgattCATTATTTGTAAGGTTTTGGGTTTTATCTAGCAATCTCTTTAATATTTGAGTAAAAGGATAGTTTGATAGCATTTTGCTACTTTCTCACAATGTCACAACAAAATagacatttatttttttctttgtgaatggtgaaatgaaaattatttgCACTCTTACAGTTGAATATTGTGATCATCATGCTTTGCTATCTTGCAAGAGCATTAATTTGACAATTCACAATATCACCCTTAACAGGCCACAATCTTCAAACCTGCTGTTATGATTGGTACAGAGGACCGGATTTTAAACCGATGGGCTCATTTTGCAAAGAAGTATGGCTTTCTTCCGTTGATGGGGAACGGGAACACAAAGTATGAATAAACCTATCAAGCAATTACTCTAAGCTTCAGTGATTTTCCAAAGTGAATTGTATTGTTAAGTGATTCTTCCTCGTGGCATTGAAATTCAtgtttcttatttatttttgacatgCAATTGTTGCAGAATCCAACCTGTATATGTTGTTGATGTCGCCTCTGCACTTACTACAGCCTTGAAGGATGATGGCACTAGCATGGGAAAGATTTATGAGTTGGGTGGTCCCGAGATCTTTACTGTGCATGAATTGGTAATCTCCGACTTTGTCCCGTTACTTGTGCATGTTTTGTCAAAACAAGAGATGATATGGCATGTTAGTTGTTAGGGAAAAATGTTCCAAGAAATCAGTGAAATGAGGTATGATAGAAAATGAGGAAAACTGAGAAAATCATATCTGTGTTTGTAATCTTTTTGTTTCTGAAATTACAAAAATTACAGAATCTACAGTGATTAGAGTATTTATAGAGAATTCTATCAAACTGACTTAATTAATCAGAGCACTAACTGTTTAACTAGAAGACAGAAGCATTTAGAACAAGCTGCACGAGCGTAACATCTCAGCAATTCACAAAGCTAATACTAGCTAATAGTATTTCCCTAACGATGTAGAatctttttatgttaaaaatgcAGGCAGAGATTATGTATGACGTGATTCGAGAATGGCCTCGATATGTGAATGTGCCTCTTCCAATTGCAAAGGTGTGTTCATCACTTCTTCATTAGTTGATTCCTTGTCTACTTACTAATGAAATGCCCTTTGATGGACATATTTTTGGCCTGGTGGGGCTATTATAATGATTTCAATATTTATATAACATTCAATTCTAGAAGTCTCACATTTATAGAGTTTCAAGCATGCTTAGTTCATTTTCTTAATGCATCTAATAATCCAATACTAAATATGTAATTGGGTTTGTACTTGGGTGGGATATCATTTCTTTCTGGCAATGAAGCTATCTTCCCCAGTTGAAGTAAGATTAGTCAAAGACTCTCGTATAGATTTGTGTTAATTTGCTGTGCTTTATCATATGTATGCTATTTGGGGATATCTGAGTTAGTATCTCACAGTCTTAACTATGATTTGAAAGACAACTATTAGTTGGTCCTCTTCTGTTTTATTTTAGTACATGGTCCCTTTTTCTTTTAGCTGTGCATTATTAACTGCTCATGGGAGGGGAATACTCAGTTTCCTACTAAGAGTAAACTATGTCACTCTAATGTCATCATTTGCCAACATTGTGTGGGGCATGATTAATTTCAGGCATTGGCAACACCAAGGGAATTATTCTTAAATAAGGTTCCCTTTCCACTACCCAAGCCTGAGATGTTCAATCTGGATCAGATCCATGCTTTTGCTAAAGATACTGTTGTTTCAGAAAACGGTGAGTTCCTTACTTTGTCGCAATGTCTTCATATTGTGTTCCAATACATTATTATAGAATTTGCTTTCACGGTCTTGTGTCCGACATTTTCTGTTTGATGAAATTTGCAGCTTTGACATTCAATGATCTTGGAATTGTTCCTCACAAGCTAAAGGGATACCCTATTGAGTTTCTTATTTCATATAGGAAAGGAGGTCCACAATTTGGTTCTACAATCAGTGAAAAGGTCTCTCCAGATGCTTGGCCTTAAGATTCTTTGGATATTTGGTCCTGaatcatttttctctttttgtatCTTCCTTTCATAATGTAGAGTGGGTAACcatgtttgttgatgatgaaaataaaatccAGATACCTGATTTCTGAAAACGCCTttgaatcaaattcaaaatcatattTCTAATTGTAATATTGAATGTTATCTTATGACCATGTACTTTAGCCCTGAATTAGGTTCAAACTTGGAATCAACCTCTATTTAACCATGTCTTCAACAGCTCCGGGAAAAACAAATTGTGCATTTGAAGATAAACAACtaataataattcaataaatttaaatatcaaaACAGGGAGAACTGGAGAGGGGAGAAGTTTGGCACTGCACTAAGTGTCTTTTAAATATCTTACCTTGCATAGGCCAAAGCAAAACTTCGATAGGGGAGATAACTTCTACAAGATGTACCAAGAGTCTTACAGGTACACCGACTCCCCTTACATCAATATCATTTTTCAGCTTCCTTACAAATACAAAGAATAAAACACTTCCCCTCAACTCAACCACGGATTCGATAAAGGAGGTGAGAAATTGtggatatatttattttattttttattattatttatttatcaatataatttcttataCCAGTCGTCAATAATTTAATTCTATCATGGTTGACTGACAccaacgttttttttttttgactcaaaataaggatattcattcattccaataattgatacagTACATCacatgcaaatacaaattcaacatagctaaaaacaaaaaggatgaaactgcaaacaatctcacagcatccatgttaatagcatacaacggcaattgcaatatgcctacaaataatataatatgataaaagtcaccagaatgtccatgcttccggatctgcaacgatgatgcccaaatcattgatcgaatctgcaattgattgaaatcTACCTTTCAAAATGAACcaaacgaacaccgcaacaagacgGACAAACAAACGCCGTAACAATGACGACCACCAACAAagcgccgcactcagacgacgaaatcacaaaacaagaaaaacaaaactaaaaaacttaatctatgtgaaatcacttatttaaatggaaagaaaataaaaaaacaacttagaggggtgattttgggtcaaaaattgacccaaaaaccacccctccttggtggatgatgaagaagaaaagcaaAATAGGGTTAGAAGAGAGGGGGAGCGGCGGCTGTAACTAGACTGACACCAACGTTTTAAAATGATGATTTGAGAGCGTTGTTGTATGTGTGTCGGCTGCATATTTGACAAGTAGACTATGACGCGAATATTCATATTACAGTTTCCGTCTAGGCATTTGCAACGTGCGGGATGAATATTGCATTCCTTTCCTCAACCCTGATGGAGTTTGGGTATCTTTGTAACGGTTCCCACTTCCCATTACTTATGAGTTAAACTTAAATCTACTAATGAATTGATCTAGGCGACAAGGTTTTGTCCCTTAAACATATAGTCAGATATTCAATTTCTAGTTCAAGAAGTAACGtatggatttaattgatatgcaccgacagtgtaaaataatattacactgtcaaccaatatcaaccatgttttccgccacatcacccaatttcaccccactttcttgacattaCAAAATGATGATTATTTATTAGAcgattatataaaattattttacaccgtcagtgcatatcaattaaactcataactTATTTAAGGTCCAcctcaaacaaaaaaattgaggaaattgCTCACAATAAAATGTAATGAGACGTAGccactaaaaaaaatgtaaggagacgtaaaactataaattttctttaaaaaaaaacagaggaaATAACTTATTTAAGGTCCAAATATTCACGAATATGGATTATGGGTTTTGTGGTCATCCCATGTCACAAAGCAATCCCTTTCATATGCCTATTTGCATCTCAAATGCAAAAAAATTGGctatccttaaccaaattactaaccaatccatatccaattttagtttacttccattttaaaaaaaaaccacaccactccaataaaaaaacaccaattataaaccataaccacattttgtaatttggtttgaaattggtttgaaaattcaggcccaatagctaattcaggcccaatcttcaattttttaaaattctttattatataataaaataattaattaaaagaggtggtggaggaccggtggtcaacacggtggtcaacgccggaccaccggtGGCCGGCACGGCGACGCTCCGACCGACACGGTTTTCCGGCGGCGGTGCTCCGGCGGCCGGCCACACCAACcacccatactattttattattattattattttattttaaaaatcagatttttaataattattttaaaaataataaaaaaatcagtttttaatgttttttgtttttaaaaataattaaaaaaatcagtttttttttaaaacaattaaaaaatcagtttttaatgtttttagtttttcaaaaatttagtattttaatttttttcctataataaatattagtttttttttgtatttaaaaatcagattttttaattttaaaaattactctttttttaaataataaaaaatatttttaaaacaatataaaaaacaagttttcggctaagtaaaaaataatttgggtttagAAAAAATACtttgtgggttgattataaaccaattcaatcataaaattaatgaaaaattatgtttttaaaataattaataaatctattttttttaatcaactaataaaaaaaaatagtttaaataaaaaacctatttaaaattggatcatgtgaataacttaaattttattacaaaccggttataaattgatttcgatccggttaataaccaaatccaaattagttttaaaaaataaccggtttgtcattgaaatggttttggtttagaaccaaGACCAACaattaggtgtggtgtggtttccaaaccatgcacacccctgaAAGAAATATAATGCTGATATGTAGTTATTAAGTGGAGTAAGTCTCCGCTTACTCCtagagtcaacggatccctcctatatatatatatatatatatatatatatatatatatatatatatatatatatatatatatatatatatatatatatatatatatatatatatatatatatatatattgttgtttTCGGGATTTAAAAacagttaaaaataatttttacagccaccgaaaatattactgggttgagtcgcggactaggtcgctctctttaagacgtttcgtggcactgcccaaaatcgtgcaagcagactatcagccacgccgtccccaggataaaacagcccagttacaactgtataccgatatgctactgcacggtagaaatcggtcaaagaatacaccttcttgaatggtactacaataccactcgaattgatgctacgacatcaatctattactcatcggtgattcagtggtactacaataccactcagattgatgctacaacctcaatctatgaatcaacggaactacgataccacatgtggtactacaataccacatgtattgatgatactacaatatctatcaatataatgacactgAGGTCACtccaatatggtactaagaccaaTCTTCAATCCAGGGGATAATGGTGCTAAgaccattatttatttaaaggaaCTAGTGATATTTTTATCACTCTTAAaccaaattaacaataataaggTTTCTCTTTTATTCAAAGTTTcaacttataaaaaattataatatacacAAGCTTTTCTTACTTTCTCTTTTCACGATAAAAgttttgttaaaattatataagtCTAACAAAACAGTAGATCAAACGTCATGTAGAgacaccaaaaataaattctacatCATATTCAACATTAGCTTCTAAAAGGTAAATATACGGCGAATCACTGAAAAATAGTCTCAACAACAATACTAGAGTTTGGTCTAATACCAATCATACATGAGTTGCTttattcaaaatcaattatcaTTTGTACTTACTAATTAGACCATAGAAATGATGAAATTAGTGTGAGGCCGTTAGCCTCCATCTTGGCACTATTTACTTGCCCATTATttgtttcaaataaaaataagaaggtAACATACCTGTTAGTATCCACGAGCATCATTGCAGAATATAATAGGATATAATCATTAGATGAATTTGCTCATAATTCAATTCCTGATAGATAATATTCAAGCCACACTACTACCCACACTTGTGGTCTTTCCTGTTTATGTGATAGATTAATCTGAACAAGTGTTCCCGGCTCATGGTTTCTTAGGTTGTTCTCAACTAGGCTTATCTCTTTTTAATCAAACTTTTTCAGTGTAGCCATCAATAAGATTTATTCTCCCATAAATTAACGGTtacaaaatgatgaaaaataaaatcaccataaaataaataaataaagtatgtAACCgatgtgaaaattaattaatttatttcctCAAAATACACACTAGTATGCGACAACATACTAGTATGTTCTAGTACCCGATAtgagactcaattttattttcaattcacacaccaatgtgaactttgttccaacaatcccccacttgaatttaaaagaaaattccaatATATCGTAGGACActtctaaaagattgtgcataagcaaaggtgTCTATGACTTGAACCTTTACATAGCAAGTAAGAGCCCGATTTAGTAAGAGTGAcacttgtcttgaactctatctcggatttttctcaaacccgcacacaACCTTTTCTTAAGGTGTATCTTTATAGCCCGTGCTTTAATAGCCCTGCACGtgtatcccagtttcatgaacgctctaggaattcgcctctaaattccataggaaccggcctcagttccacattcatataggtgagtctatcaagagtactcctgaagCTCAGTACTCCACTCATACAgagtatagatctcattaagagttttatTATCTCATCCTTTCACTTTCAGGAATCatgcttttcttatttttacttgcATGATCATCTTTAACTCCTCACAACTTGTTATTACCCATTGAACCTatttcttgggatctccagtcatTTAGGTTGGGTTTCCATCATGAGAAATTCATttaggcattagtcccatctttACAGATGTATTATGGACTTCCACTTTAGCtattcctttcgtcaaaggatctgctaaaTTTTTTCATCAGTGTGTTCATGATCCATTCTTACAACACCTTTAGAGACTAGCTATCTCACTGTGTtgtgctttctttttattcgaCGTCTTATACCGTTATAATAACGGTTCTCAATTTATGCAATAGCCGTGGTACTATCGCAATGGATCAACACATCTGGCATAGGTTATTCCATAAAGGAATCTCAAATTGCAAGCAACCaacttgcttcttcactagctGTGGCTAATGGTATCATTTCAGACTTCATATTGTATTAAGCCAATATAGTATGTTTCTCTGATTTCCAAGATACAATTTCTCTACTATATATTCCAAATATATAGTCACTAATTGTTTTGGAATCATATAATAATGTATTCCAATCTACATCATTGTATCCTTCAAGAATATCAGAAAAtctctaataataatatgatatgaGATTCATGGTCATTTTTATCTCATGAATCTCTCAATAGCATACCAATGCTAGTTCTTCGGTTTACTAACAAACCGGCATAACAGTACCACAACATATGCAATGCTACGACTTATGCAACGTCGGGTCAAGTACAATCAGTGACATATCAAATGCGGCAACATATATATGCTTTCATATTCTGATTGTCTTACACTTTCACCAGTGTTCTTCCATAGTTTTTACACTATGATCGTATAGTATGCACAAACAAATTTGCTTccgtaaatatatttctttaaaactttCTCATCATAGTGAGATTGATTTAAGGAAATTTGCATTCATGGATCAATAATCTCAATATCCAAGATTACATTTACTTCGAAATTCATTTGACAATCATCAAATTGTCAAACttttcatgtcatttcatatggCTTGTTTAAGACTCTACAAAGTCTTATCCAATTTATCGACTTTAGTTTTCATGCCCATGAgttggaaaaaaatatttaggttgttccataaaaaattcttcttccaattcactatttaaaaaagtaattataacaTCCATTTGGCCTTATGGATATTATTCTTGTAATTGGAGAAAACATGttgaaaagatatatatttgttttcatttctaaaatttatttataatcattCAATTTGTACTCATGAGGCAAGTCTACTAAATGTCAAGTCTTATTAGACAATAGATAATTCATCTCATTTTTTACGGCTACCACCATAAATCAACATAGAGAATCTATCTCATCATTTACGGCTACAACCATAAATCAGCATTCAAGAAAGACAGTTTCTTGGAGGTTCGTTGGATCCTTTTCTAATCTATAAACCATGTAATCAGGTTCATACTTTTTAGCAACTTTTGCTATCTTACCTCTTCGAGGTTCTATTACATCTTGTTCGATGTTCTCATTACAACTTCTGATCACTGGAATGTGACCAGGTACAATGCCCCCACTAgagcccccactatttctcaattttaaagagaaattcattttcatagaaatcattTTTTGATTCTATGACCATTTTAGCATTTAGGCAACAACCTATAAGCTTTGATGTTAATTGTGTatcaacaaatacacattcataggctctactagtGAGTTAAACTCTTCTTGGAGTTGAGAATTTGAACCTACTTCAAATTACTCCAAGTTCAAAAAATAAGACAAGTTAAATTGTCTTTTCTACAAAATTTCACaagtgaattttgttcttgcacTTAGGCACTCTATTTAGCACAaaacaatcaattaattgaATTCCCCCCACTAATGAGACGCAATGCCGAAATTAAACATGACTGTAACAACTAGCTCGACAaaaggttctttatttttattttatttttctttaccgTTCAACTCGAAAGAGTAAGTTGTAGttgtttcatgtataatttcatTCTCATTAAAAAATGTGGGAATCATATTTTGTGCCTTATAACAAAATGAAGTTACTTGACTTTCTTATTGaactaattttcaatttcaattccaaAGAATTGAAACATGTCAAGAACAtcatttatcacttttattttccataagatttatgaataataatctcaacattcaTCAACAAAAGTGATGAGTATCTTTTTCTGTTTCTAGTGTTGTTGTTCAAGACAACAAGCACTTCGTTATTTTTCTGATCTTGCTTTAcaactt from Trifolium pratense cultivar HEN17-A07 linkage group LG1, ARS_RC_1.1, whole genome shotgun sequence includes these protein-coding regions:
- the LOC123902514 gene encoding NADH dehydrogenase [ubiquinone] 1 alpha subcomplex subunit 9, mitochondrial — translated: MQAITRRLGHQSFKSSASLKSIYPISDHYYGIDHERYVSTIATKGVGHLVRKGTGGRSSVSGIVATVFGATGFLGRYVVQQLAKMGSQVLVPFRGSEDCPRHLKLMGDLGQIVPMKFNPRDESSVKAVMARANVVINLIGRDYETRNYSYEEVHYHMAEKLAKISKEHGGIMRFIQVSCLGASPSSSSRMLRCKAAAEEAVLRELPEATIFKPAVMIGTEDRILNRWAHFAKKYGFLPLMGNGNTKIQPVYVVDVASALTTALKDDGTSMGKIYELGGPEIFTVHELAEIMYDVIREWPRYVNVPLPIAKALATPRELFLNKVPFPLPKPEMFNLDQIHAFAKDTVVSENALTFNDLGIVPHKLKGYPIEFLISYRKGGPQFGSTISEKVSPDAWP